One genomic region from Salvia hispanica cultivar TCC Black 2014 chromosome 2, UniMelb_Shisp_WGS_1.0, whole genome shotgun sequence encodes:
- the LOC125207972 gene encoding PI-PLC X domain-containing protein At5g67130 isoform X1, which translates to MATRRVLAAAITALLLLELGSACSNGACKVGDDCSSGSDCGPGLYCLSCEVEGSKCVRTTATNQFSLLNNSLPFNKYAFLTTHNAFAIEDGQPRLTFTNQEDNITQQLNNGVRALMLDTYDFEGDIWLCHSFGGQCYDYTKFEPAINTLREIEAFMSKNPLEIVTIILEDYVKTPMGLTKVFTDADLMKYWFPLSKMPKNGGDWPRVADMVAGNQRLLVFTSAKSKEATEGIAHQWNYMVENQYGDDGMKDKCFNRGESSVLSDTSKSLILVNYFRSVPMKLLACVENSGALADMLHTCHAAAGNRWANFVAVDFYKRSEGGGAFEATDLLNGELLCGCNDVHSCVNGAECTRS; encoded by the exons atggCGACTCGGAGAGTGCTTGCTGCAGCAATCACAGCGTTGCTTCTGTTAGAGCTCGGCTCGGCCTGCTCTAATGGAGCTTGCAAG GTTGGAGATGATTGTTCGTCGGGCTCAGATTGTGGGCCGGGCCTTTATTGCCTTTCTTGTGAAGTAGAAGGCTCCAAATGTGTGAGAACAACCGCCACCAATCAGTTCAGCCTACTC AACAATTCACTACCATTCAACAAATACGCTTTCTTGACAACCCACAACGCTTTTGCAATCGAAGATGGACAACCAAGGCTTACCTTCACAAACCAGGAAGACAACATCACTCAACAACTCAAT AACGGCGTCCGCGCTCTGATGCTCGATACCTACGACTTCGAGGGAGACATATGGCTCTGCCATTCCTTCGGAGGCCAATGCTACGACTACACTAAATTT GAACCTGCGATAAACACATTGAGGGAAATTGAGGCGTTCATGTCGAAAAATCCATTGGAAATCGTGACAATAATTCTCGAAGACTACGTGAAGACACCGATGGGACTGACAAAGGTTTTCACGGACGCGGATCTAATGAAGTACTGGTTTCCCCTGTCCAAAATGCCGAAAAACGGCGGTGATTGGCCGCGCGTCGCCGACATGGTGGCGGGCAATCAAAGGCTGCTCGTTTTCACTTCTGCAAAATCCAAGGAAGCCACCGAAGGCATCGCTCACCAGTGGAATTACATGGTCGAAAATCAAT ATGGGGATGATGGAATGAAGGACAAGTGTTTCAATAGAGGAGAGTCTTCGGTGCTTAGCGACACCTCGAAATCGCTGATTTTGGTCAACTATTTCAGATCGGTGCCAATGAAGCTGCTCGCATGCGTGGAGAATTCCGGTGCCCTTGCCGACATGCTCCACACGTGTCATGCCGCTGCCGGCAACCGCTGGGCTAATTTTGTGGCCGTCGACTTTTATAAG AGGAGTGAGGGAGGAGGAGCATTTGAAGCGACGGATTTGTTAAATGGGGAGCTCTTGTGCGGATGCAACGACGTCCATTCTTGTGTT AATGGTGCAGAATGTACACGCTCGTGA
- the LOC125207972 gene encoding PI-PLC X domain-containing protein At5g67130 isoform X2 has translation MQVGDDCSSGSDCGPGLYCLSCEVEGSKCVRTTATNQFSLLNNSLPFNKYAFLTTHNAFAIEDGQPRLTFTNQEDNITQQLNNGVRALMLDTYDFEGDIWLCHSFGGQCYDYTKFEPAINTLREIEAFMSKNPLEIVTIILEDYVKTPMGLTKVFTDADLMKYWFPLSKMPKNGGDWPRVADMVAGNQRLLVFTSAKSKEATEGIAHQWNYMVENQYGDDGMKDKCFNRGESSVLSDTSKSLILVNYFRSVPMKLLACVENSGALADMLHTCHAAAGNRWANFVAVDFYKRSEGGGAFEATDLLNGELLCGCNDVHSCVNGAECTRS, from the exons ATGCAGGTTGGAGATGATTGTTCGTCGGGCTCAGATTGTGGGCCGGGCCTTTATTGCCTTTCTTGTGAAGTAGAAGGCTCCAAATGTGTGAGAACAACCGCCACCAATCAGTTCAGCCTACTC AACAATTCACTACCATTCAACAAATACGCTTTCTTGACAACCCACAACGCTTTTGCAATCGAAGATGGACAACCAAGGCTTACCTTCACAAACCAGGAAGACAACATCACTCAACAACTCAAT AACGGCGTCCGCGCTCTGATGCTCGATACCTACGACTTCGAGGGAGACATATGGCTCTGCCATTCCTTCGGAGGCCAATGCTACGACTACACTAAATTT GAACCTGCGATAAACACATTGAGGGAAATTGAGGCGTTCATGTCGAAAAATCCATTGGAAATCGTGACAATAATTCTCGAAGACTACGTGAAGACACCGATGGGACTGACAAAGGTTTTCACGGACGCGGATCTAATGAAGTACTGGTTTCCCCTGTCCAAAATGCCGAAAAACGGCGGTGATTGGCCGCGCGTCGCCGACATGGTGGCGGGCAATCAAAGGCTGCTCGTTTTCACTTCTGCAAAATCCAAGGAAGCCACCGAAGGCATCGCTCACCAGTGGAATTACATGGTCGAAAATCAAT ATGGGGATGATGGAATGAAGGACAAGTGTTTCAATAGAGGAGAGTCTTCGGTGCTTAGCGACACCTCGAAATCGCTGATTTTGGTCAACTATTTCAGATCGGTGCCAATGAAGCTGCTCGCATGCGTGGAGAATTCCGGTGCCCTTGCCGACATGCTCCACACGTGTCATGCCGCTGCCGGCAACCGCTGGGCTAATTTTGTGGCCGTCGACTTTTATAAG AGGAGTGAGGGAGGAGGAGCATTTGAAGCGACGGATTTGTTAAATGGGGAGCTCTTGTGCGGATGCAACGACGTCCATTCTTGTGTT AATGGTGCAGAATGTACACGCTCGTGA
- the LOC125207971 gene encoding COBRA-like protein 4, with product MRFFIAAFFLSVLFSSTAAYDPLDPNGNITIKWDIMSWTPDGYVAVVTMNNFQMFRHVMSPGWTLGWTWAKKEVIWTMVGAQTTEQGDCSKFKGNIPHCCKKTPTVVDLLPGVPYNQQFSNCCKGGVLAAWGQDPTASVSAFQVSVGQAGTTNKTVKLPKNFTLLGPGPGYTCGPAKIVPSTNFLTPDRRRRTQALMTWNVTCTYSQFLARKHPSCCVSFSSFYNETITSCPSCACGCENKHKCIKPESKLLSVVGVNTPRKDNTPLLQCTHHMCPVRIHWHVKVNYKDYWRAKIAITNFNYRLNYTQWTLVVQHPNLNNVTQVFSFDYKPLVPYGSINDTGMFYGMKFYNDLLMEAGQFGNVQSEVLLQKDKDTFTFKEGWAFPRKVYFNGEECMLPPPESYPFLPNSAPQSRAFLTTFIICVAFFFLAMMS from the exons atgAGATTTTTCATTGCAGCCTTCTTCCTATCAGTGCTCTTCTCTTCCACAG CCGCCTACGATCCGTTGGATCCAAATGGGAACATCACAATCAAATGGGATATCATGTCTTGGACACCAGATGGCTATGTG GCTGTGGTGACGATGAACAATTTCCAAATGTTTCGACATGTGATGAGCCCCGGTTGGACTCTGGGGTGGACGTGGGCGAAGAAAGAGGTGATATGGACCATGGTAGGAGCACAGACCACGGAACAAGGCGACTGCTCCAAGTTCAAAGGCAACATCCCGCATTGCTGCAAGAAAACGCCGACAGTGGTGGACTTGCTCCCCGGGGTTCCTTACAACCAGCAGTTCAGCAACTGCTGCAAAGGTGGAGTCTTGGCCGCCTGGGGCCAGGACCCCACGGCCTCTGTCTCCGCTTTCCAAGTCAGCGTTGGCCAAGCCGGGACCACTAACAAGACCGTTAAACTTCCTAAGAACTTCACCCTGTTGGGCCCAGGGCCAGGCTACACTTGTGGCCCAGCCAAGATCGTGCCTTCGACAAATTTCCTCACCCCTGATCGTCGTAGGAGGACTCAGGCGCTGA TGACATGGAATGTGACATGTACATACTCTCAGTTTCTGGCGCGGAAACACCCTAGCTGCTGCGTCTCCTTCTCGTCTTTCTACAACGAAACAATCACTTCTTGCCCTTCCTGTGCCTGTGGCTGTGAAAACAAACACAAGTGCATCAA ACCTGAGTCGAAGCTTCTGAGTGTGGTGGGAGTGAACACTCCGAGAAAAGACAACACGCCTCTGCTACAATGCACGCACCACATGTGCCCGGTCCGGATCCACTGGCATGTGAAGGTGAACTACAAGGACTACTGGAGGGCGAAGATCGCCATCACCAACTTCAACTACAGGCTGAACTACACGCAGTGGACCCTCGTCGTTCAGCACCCGAATCTCAACAATGTCACCCAAGTTTTCAGCTTTGATTACAAGCCTCTAGTTCCCTACGGCTCCATCA ATGACACAGGGATGTTTTATGGCATGAAATTCTACAATGATCTGTTAATGGAAGCAGGGCAATTTGGTAATGTACAGTCTGAAGTGCTTCTTCAGAAAGATAAGGACACTTTTACCTTCAAGGAAGGATGGGCGTTCCCCCGGAAAGTCTACTTCAACGGCGAGGAGTGTATGCTACCCCCACCGGAGTCTTACCCCTTCCTGCCAAACTCTGCGCCTCAGAGTCGAGCTTTCCTCACAACATTCATAATTTGTGTTGCGTTTTTCTTTCTCGCAATGATGTCATGA